In the genome of Pseudanabaena mucicola str. Chao 1806, the window CACAAGATATCACGGTGCAACTTACATATAAGGGCTATATCAAGAGTTTTGAAAATGGCAAAGCTCCTCAATTGCTGGATTTGCACGATGATGTAACGATCGCTTCCTATGACACTCGTAGCGATCGCGAAATGGTGGTATTAACCAATTCGGGCAAAGCCTTCCCCCTAGCTCTAGCCAACGTTCCCACCGTCAAAGGTAAAGGCAGAGGCACACCACTAATTACGCTGTTACCAGATAGCAGCGAGAGTCTTGTTTCGCAATTTGTCTGGGAAAAAAATCCTGAATCAACAGAAGGGCTGGTTCTCCTATCCAGTCAAGGCAAAATCAAGCGATCGCCTCTTGCGGAATTTGCTGATATGACTGCTCGTGGTTTAATTGCCGTCAAATTTAAAGAAGATGATGCTCTATTCTGGGCTGATGTGGTGAGTTTAGATCAGGAATTAGCGATCGCCACTTCCGCAGGTCGCATCCTCCGATTCAAAGCCGATGAAACCCAAATTCCCACGGTTGGACGCGCCGCCGCAGGCAATATCGCTTTACGTTTAGGCAGTACAGAAACCCAGATCGGTGTATCTATATTAGATCTTACTAAATATCCAAGTTCAGAACTTATCCTCATCACTGCCGAAGGTTTCGCTAAGCGTATTGCCGCCACCAATATCAGGGCTGCCGTGCGCGGAGCGATTGGTGCTCAATGTTTCAAATTTCCTTCGCGTACCGATAAATTAGTCAGTATGGCAGCGATCGCCAATCCACGATTAGATTTACCCGTAACATTCCTGATCGGTCAAGATCATGACCTTGGCTTACGCACCGTGCAAATGCCATTAGGTGCTATTCCCCTAGAGTTGCCCAATAGTCAAGGACGCTCAATATTTGCAGGCGAAAGTGACCTCGTGCGATCTGAAAGAGTAATTCGCGTAGTAACAGCCTAAACTAACGTCAGTTCGGGTTAAGCTGGCAAATTTTAAAAGCCCAAAAGTAAAAGCCTTGCTAAGCAAGGCTTTTACTTTTGGGCTTTGAGAGAGGGTTTGCTACGCAAACCCTCTCTCAAAGCCCGTTTCAAATTATCCCGAACTCGCGTTAAAAAGCATTAAAAAGCCCTGCTGATGCAGGGCTTTTTAATAAGGTTATGAAATGGGGGTGAAGGGACTTGAACCCTTACGACCTTGCGGTCAACGGATTTTAAGTCCGTAGCGTCTACCATTCCGCCACACCCCCGAAAGGATTTGTTATTCTAACCCGAAACGTGTAACTTTTTGATCAAATTTTTCAAAAAATGATTGCAACGCTTCGTAAAGTTATCATTTTAGGCTTTGTGCTTGGCTACAGACCTGCCTAGGCTGCGGTAATAGGTTGTACCAATGATCGCAAAAAAAGCGACATAGGCGATCGCCTGTACTAAATACAGCTTATCGGTATAGCCAAAGAGAGAACTGAGAATTACCCCCGGAAATTTCTCGGCAGGTAATACTTTGCTCGTATTCCAGACCATATTGCCGAGGATGCAGGAATGCTCACGGGCAAAATGCTCATAAAAGAAGCAGATGGACTCGGATTTGCGATCGCTTTGAGAGAGAATTCGTAACGCCGTATCGAAATGTCCAAGTGCGGAAATGACTAAACCTGAGACAATCGCAAGGAGCATAAAGCCCATAATTTTGAAGAAGGCGCGGATATTAATTTGGATACCAAATTTAAATAATCCGATCGCGATCGCGGTGGCGGCTAGGATGCCACTGACGGCTCCGAGGGCAGGCATCAATCCTTCTTGGAATTTGGCGGAAATAAATAGAACGACTTCAAACCCTTCGCGCAAAATCGCAAATAAAATCAGTCCGAAAATACCTAAGCCTGCTTTTTTGCCTTTACCTAAAACGCTATTTAATGAGCCTTCAATTTCTCCCTTCATGGCGCGGCTCTGTTTGGTCATCCAGATCAACATCCATGTCAACATCGCGATCGCTGCAAGACTAAAGACACCTTCGAGCAATGGCTCAAATACTGCCGATAGTTCAGGATTACTTGTACCGATGCTTTGCATGAACCAATTAAAGATGATGCCAACGATCGCGCTAATTACGAGTCCCATGCCGATACCTGCAAAGACCCATTTATTCAGATGCGATCGCCTAGCGCGTTTGAGATATGCCATGACGATGCCAATGACGAGGGCAGCTTCGACACCTTCGCGCAGGGTAATTACAAAAGTTGGCAGAGTTAAACTGATGTCCATAAAGTTTTTAGATAAAAATTTATATGGGTAATGGCGGCGCAAAGCGCCGCCATTACCCAAAGAAAAGGGGGTTAGGATTTTGCGTAAACTTTGGTAGCGGCTTGTTCGTTGCCTTTAATTAATTCAGCCATAGCTGCAACGGAAAGCACTGGTTTTTCGGGGGCGATCGCACTGGGATATGCCGACTTGAGTTTGTCTAAACTTGCTGTAAATTGTTGGTGCACATCAGGATGTTGCTTTTCCATCGTAGAGGCGATGCTCTTGTATAACTGTTCCACATAAATAGTGAAACCTCGCGAGTCCTGATACTCGATGATTTCTTTGATTTTGTCATTGGCGATCGCTGCTCGATATTCTGTACCCGCCGTATCCAGAATTGCATTAATCACTTGCAGCGCAAACTTCGGTGATTGACGCTGAGTTTCAGGAATGGCAGCGATCGCACTATCGATGCTAGCCATTGCCTCATTATATTTCGCAGCAATACTAGGATCGTTGGGCTTGGACTTGACCAACTGCTGCAAGTCCATCAATGGCTGTTTAAATTCTTTGACTTTGCGTTCTTTGAGTTGACCTTCCACATCTGCATAAATTTCTTCGACAGGATGCTCAATATGGGGAAGCGCCTGATCAGGCTTTTGAACATCTAGTAATTCCTTCGCCACAATCATGTGACCCTTCATCAAACCTAGTTTAGTTAAATAATCAACATCCTTAGCTTCACCAGTTAACTCCACGGTTTCTGTCCCAACCATATCTTTGATTTGGGCAAACTGTTCCACCGTGACCACCTTCTTTGTCACCAAATCTTCCACTTTCGTATAGGGACGCGCCGCCTGAATCTTATTAGACAAACCCGCAATTCCTAACTTCGCTTCCACTTTATCTAGTTCCGACAAAATCGCTTCGTTGATATTGATTTTGGCTTTGTTATGACTAGCCCCCATGCCATCTTTAGCCATTCCCGTTTTGGGTTCAGTTTTGGACTCAATGGTTGCAGGATTAGGAGATTTGATCGCTTGCGGCTCGTTGCTACATGCTGCGATCGCGATCGCACTCACTAATGACAGCGTAAACAATAGGAAAAAGGCTTTGCTTTTGACTAGAGCTTTTAAGGATTGTCTAAGGAAAGAAATAATTGCGGACATGAAGGTAACTAAGGAATGTGATAAGGAATGTAATTTCGATAGGTATAGATAATGCAACTAATTTGCAATAACTGATTTAACCCTATTAGAGCATAATCTTGCAAGTAATTCTCAATAAATGTTCAATTTGCCTCTACTGATAGGAGAAGCAAATTACTTAGCTGGCGACAACATCAAATAAGCCCATACAACCTGCCTCAGCGATCGCATCTTGGTGCGGATGAAACATATATTTGCCCGTGAAGCGATATTGCAACTCTAAAATATGTCTCTCCGCTGTCCCCATCGTGATCACATCCGTTTCCTCGGTTGGAGTCATGGTGCGTCCTGTGCGATAGACCTGAAACATATTTGCATGGACATGGAAGGTCGCGACAGGATCACCCTCAATCATATTCAAGACATAGAGACGCAATAGTTGATTTTGCTGTACCGCGATGGGTTGCTGCATATAGAAATGGGGCAACCCATTAAAGGCGTACATTTCATTACGTCCATCCCCATCAATGTCATAGCCACCCATGATCAGCACGATTTCATCCGCAGGAGGTCGCGGCGTGGGTGGATCGACGATAAACATGCCGTACAAACCTTTGCCAATATGCCTTGCCACAGGTGCAACATGGCAATGATACAAATGCACACCGTAGGGCTTCGCATCAAATTCATAAATTGTGGCTGCGCCATTGCGAATTGGATTGACTCCATCCATTGGGGAGGGATGTTCGCCGTGAAAGTGCAATGAATGGGCATGTCCTGCCTGATTGGAAAAAGCAATCCGCACGCGATCGCCTTCCGTTGCTCTTAAGGTCGGACCAGGAACGCGATCGTTCACATTCCAAGTAATGAAGTCCGTTGAGGCATTTAATTTAACTGTTTTGCTTTTGGCGGTTAGCTCAAACTCACGCACCGTCCTCCCATTTTCTTGGCTCACTTTGCCATAGTCAAACTCCCGCAAGGCAGCGATCGGATCGAGTCCACTAGTCTTAATTCTGGCTTGAGCCGCCTCGTTGAGCGACATGGTGGGAATCACAATCTTTTTGGGTAAATTCTGATTATTTTCATGATTGCGATTTGCACCGATGGGACTACAGGCGATCGCACCGCCAAGTAATCCGAAACCACCCAGCCCCAGTTCTAATATTTTTCTACGTTGACGATCCATCAAGCCTACTTGCAAATAGTTCCTATTTACCTTAGCAAAAAAATATTGCTTCCCATTGCTTTCGCAACTATTACCAGATTTGTGGTTTTGTAATTCTCATTTACTTCAAATCATTTACTTCAAAAATGCTGCAATTTTATCTGCTTCTTGAAGACTACGCTTAATGCAATCACCTAGTGAAACACCGCCAATAAAATTCGCGCTGACATATAGACCCTGCGACTTTTGCAATTCAGCTTCAATAGTGGCAAGACGCTCTAAATGTCCGATTTCATATTGAGGAATTGCTTTGTCCCACACATGCACAGCGATCGCCTTGGGTTCGGCTTTGGTATTAGGACGTAGTAGCGTTTTCTTGAGATCTTGATGTACCGCTTGCACGATCTCCGCTTCTGAAAGATTCGCTAACGCAGGATCGAGAGTGCCACCAATAAAGTTCAGCAATAATTGCCAACCCTCAGGGGCGCGTCCTGCAAATAGACTAGATGACCAAATTGTTCCAAGAGTTCTTACACCTTGCGTGCGGGGGATGAGATTACCGAATCCCCTCATGTCATAAGCAAATTCACTTTTGGGATAGGCAAGTACGGCACATGCCACGGTCGGA includes:
- a CDS encoding FTR1 family iron permease; this encodes MDISLTLPTFVITLREGVEAALVIGIVMAYLKRARRSHLNKWVFAGIGMGLVISAIVGIIFNWFMQSIGTSNPELSAVFEPLLEGVFSLAAIAMLTWMLIWMTKQSRAMKGEIEGSLNSVLGKGKKAGLGIFGLILFAILREGFEVVLFISAKFQEGLMPALGAVSGILAATAIAIGLFKFGIQINIRAFFKIMGFMLLAIVSGLVISALGHFDTALRILSQSDRKSESICFFYEHFAREHSCILGNMVWNTSKVLPAEKFPGVILSSLFGYTDKLYLVQAIAYVAFFAIIGTTYYRSLGRSVAKHKA
- a CDS encoding helix-hairpin-helix domain-containing protein yields the protein MSAIISFLRQSLKALVKSKAFFLLFTLSLVSAIAIAACSNEPQAIKSPNPATIESKTEPKTGMAKDGMGASHNKAKININEAILSELDKVEAKLGIAGLSNKIQAARPYTKVEDLVTKKVVTVEQFAQIKDMVGTETVELTGEAKDVDYLTKLGLMKGHMIVAKELLDVQKPDQALPHIEHPVEEIYADVEGQLKERKVKEFKQPLMDLQQLVKSKPNDPSIAAKYNEAMASIDSAIAAIPETQRQSPKFALQVINAILDTAGTEYRAAIANDKIKEIIEYQDSRGFTIYVEQLYKSIASTMEKQHPDVHQQFTASLDKLKSAYPSAIAPEKPVLSVAAMAELIKGNEQAATKVYAKS
- a CDS encoding multicopper oxidase domain-containing protein; the protein is MDRQRRKILELGLGGFGLLGGAIACSPIGANRNHENNQNLPKKIVIPTMSLNEAAQARIKTSGLDPIAALREFDYGKVSQENGRTVREFELTAKSKTVKLNASTDFITWNVNDRVPGPTLRATEGDRVRIAFSNQAGHAHSLHFHGEHPSPMDGVNPIRNGAATIYEFDAKPYGVHLYHCHVAPVARHIGKGLYGMFIVDPPTPRPPADEIVLIMGGYDIDGDGRNEMYAFNGLPHFYMQQPIAVQQNQLLRLYVLNMIEGDPVATFHVHANMFQVYRTGRTMTPTEETDVITMGTAERHILELQYRFTGKYMFHPHQDAIAEAGCMGLFDVVAS